From Sphaerochaeta sp., a single genomic window includes:
- a CDS encoding lactonase family protein: MDILFAGCYGTKETRHGMIHTIELDETTGRMRKIWSLDHSVNPSFLAFHGNRLYAVNETDKERDSRVDGYLIQPNGTLTFLGGTPVPGTAVCHVSVFPDGRALALSSYGSGILSVCSLDAKGIPLGVSLTFRHKGHGPVIARQAGPHTHSSMFDRTGRTLFAADLGCDVLFRYCRDTDDALVATGKIPVPAGEGPRHMAFHPDNTFLYVVGEVGCHLMTYSFDELTEEMTLRGLSPLAEKREGSTAADIHLSSDGKWLWTTTRGEDTISTFSLEDPSKPRLVSRQSSGGSGPRNFCISSSGQYLLVANMGDGSLVSFRIEPGNELVETDRLPLPGVAFIGPFRHD, translated from the coding sequence ATGGATATCTTGTTTGCGGGCTGTTATGGGACGAAGGAAACCAGGCATGGGATGATCCATACCATTGAGTTGGATGAAACGACCGGGAGGATGCGGAAAATCTGGAGCCTCGATCATTCCGTCAATCCATCATTCCTCGCATTCCATGGAAACCGGTTGTATGCCGTGAACGAGACGGACAAGGAACGGGACAGCCGGGTGGACGGCTATCTGATCCAACCGAACGGCACGCTGACCTTTCTGGGTGGGACCCCGGTTCCCGGAACAGCGGTCTGCCACGTATCCGTCTTCCCCGATGGCAGGGCGCTTGCCTTGTCCAGTTATGGTTCCGGCATTCTTTCCGTATGTTCCCTGGACGCGAAAGGGATTCCCCTTGGTGTTTCCCTGACATTTCGACATAAAGGACATGGACCGGTCATCGCCCGCCAGGCAGGACCACACACCCACAGCAGCATGTTCGACCGGACAGGCAGGACGTTGTTCGCCGCAGATCTCGGTTGTGACGTCCTGTTCCGTTATTGCCGGGATACGGATGACGCGTTGGTCGCTACGGGAAAGATTCCTGTTCCCGCCGGGGAAGGCCCCCGCCACATGGCGTTCCATCCGGACAACACGTTCCTCTACGTGGTGGGTGAGGTAGGGTGCCATCTGATGACCTATTCGTTTGATGAATTGACGGAGGAAATGACGTTGCGCGGTCTCAGTCCTCTTGCCGAGAAACGGGAAGGAAGCACGGCCGCTGACATCCATCTTTCCTCGGACGGCAAATGGCTTTGGACAACCACCCGAGGGGAAGACACCATCTCGACGTTCTCCTTGGAGGATCCCTCAAAGCCTCGTTTGGTTTCCCGGCAGTCATCCGGAGGATCTGGTCCCCGGAATTTCTGCATCAGCTCTTCCGGACAGTACCTCCTCGTGGCGAACATGGGGGATGGCTCGTTGGTTTCCTTCCGTATTGAACCAGGAAACGAGCTTGTCGAAACGGACCGCCTTCCGTTGCCAGGAGTGGCGTTCATCGGACCGTTTCGTCACGATTGA
- a CDS encoding SDR family NAD(P)-dependent oxidoreductase codes for METMIAIVTGASSGLGKAYVRNIAAKEKGIQEIWIIARRAERLEELKAEVPICRVMPLDVTSQEDLSRLETTLQTEKPRVHLLINAAGMGKLGDWNVISRADTDRMIDLDCRAAVDVTLIVLPFMQKGDRIMEICSTTAFQPFQHLNVYAASKAFLYRYSRALRVELFPKGISVCAVCPYWIRDTEFIKVAEKAGGKRVIHHYVGASSVKSVANWSYWDAKHGFAVSTPGPICFAHRFFAKFIPSELMMGVWALFRRL; via the coding sequence ATGGAAACCATGATCGCCATCGTCACCGGAGCTTCCAGCGGACTGGGGAAAGCGTACGTCCGGAACATCGCAGCCAAGGAAAAAGGGATCCAGGAGATATGGATCATCGCCCGTCGCGCAGAACGGCTTGAGGAACTCAAGGCGGAGGTTCCCATCTGTCGGGTGATGCCGCTTGATGTGACCAGCCAGGAGGATCTCTCCCGACTGGAAACCACGCTGCAGACAGAGAAGCCCAGGGTGCATCTGTTGATCAACGCGGCGGGCATGGGAAAGCTGGGAGACTGGAATGTGATCAGTCGGGCGGACACCGACCGGATGATCGACCTGGACTGCCGCGCCGCGGTTGACGTCACCTTGATCGTCCTCCCGTTCATGCAGAAGGGAGACCGCATCATGGAGATCTGCTCCACCACGGCGTTCCAGCCGTTCCAGCACCTGAACGTCTATGCCGCCAGCAAGGCGTTCCTGTACCGGTACAGCCGGGCGTTACGGGTTGAGTTGTTTCCCAAAGGGATTTCGGTCTGTGCCGTCTGCCCGTACTGGATACGGGACACGGAGTTCATCAAGGTGGCGGAGAAGGCGGGAGGGAAACGGGTCATTCACCATTACGTCGGCGCAAGCAGTGTGAAATCGGTGGCAAACTGGTCCTACTGGGACGCCAAGCACGGCTTCGCCGTCTCCACCCCGGGACCAATCTGCTTCGCCCACCGTTTCTTCGCCAAGTTCATTCCCAGCGAGTTGATGATGGGCGTCTGGGCGTTGTTCCGCCGACTGTAG
- a CDS encoding cation diffusion facilitator family transporter codes for MAQNTHQIAVRVSNVGIFTNIGLSLFKFIAGFAGHSSAMISDAIHSASDVFASCIALVGVSMGEKNSDKEHPYGHEKLECVAGILLSGTLFATGIGVGYAGIRTVVRGTWDQLPIPGVLPLIAAVVSIGTKEWMFWYTRSGAKRINSPALMASAWHHRSDALSSIGSLAGVVGARLGYPVADPIASLVICGFIIKVSVDIFRDAVSKLDDHSMDPQSLGEVKHLIEQQKGVVHLDNLKTRLAGNKAYVDVEIAVNPTLTVIEGHNIAENVHHAIENAFPQVKHCMVHVNPALYELNVQESKESC; via the coding sequence ATGGCACAAAACACCCATCAGATCGCCGTACGGGTATCCAACGTCGGCATCTTCACCAATATCGGTCTTTCCCTTTTCAAATTCATTGCAGGCTTTGCCGGACACAGTTCGGCAATGATCAGCGACGCAATACACAGCGCCTCGGATGTGTTCGCTTCCTGCATCGCTCTGGTGGGCGTCAGCATGGGAGAGAAGAACAGTGACAAGGAACATCCCTATGGGCATGAGAAACTGGAGTGTGTGGCGGGAATCCTGCTTTCCGGTACGCTCTTTGCCACCGGCATCGGTGTCGGCTATGCCGGCATCCGCACGGTGGTGCGGGGAACCTGGGACCAGTTGCCCATACCCGGCGTTCTCCCGTTGATCGCCGCGGTCGTTTCCATCGGCACCAAGGAATGGATGTTCTGGTATACCCGCAGCGGCGCCAAGCGCATCAACTCCCCTGCCCTGATGGCCAGCGCGTGGCACCATCGCAGTGACGCGCTCTCCTCCATCGGTTCCCTGGCGGGAGTCGTCGGAGCCCGGCTTGGATACCCGGTGGCCGACCCGATCGCCAGCCTGGTGATCTGCGGTTTCATCATCAAGGTATCGGTGGATATCTTCCGAGACGCGGTAAGCAAACTGGACGACCATTCAATGGATCCCCAAAGTCTTGGGGAAGTCAAACATCTGATCGAACAGCAGAAAGGCGTCGTCCATCTGGACAACCTGAAGACACGACTTGCCGGTAACAAGGCGTACGTCGACGTGGAGATCGCCGTCAACCCCACCCTGACGGTCATTGAAGGGCATAACATCGCCGAGAACGTCCATCATGCCATCGAGAACGCGTTCCCCCAGGTCAAGCACTGCATGGTGCACGTCAATCCCGCACTGTATGAGTTGAACGTACAGGAAAGCAAAGAATCGTGCTAG
- a CDS encoding FAD-dependent oxidoreductase yields MELGFPYLLAHGLGVPVPDAKKTITITEGGIYHLYAYTYNWVAPWHPDMAPGCFNVRLGGQVSLTLGKTTTQWGWEDGGTVSLSQGPVDILLHDLTGFEGRCAYLVLTQMDGTILPQDRASLFAWYQEATNNREPEQEGRFDFLVAGGGIAGMCTAVTAAREGLSTALVQDRRLVGGNNSSEIRVWLGGGTNYAPYPGIGNIVGEFEQHRIGHYGAENKAQLYEDDRKMGILQAQKGLDCFLGCCVIGTDTSDECITSVLVWDYVHDHLFRLSAPLYADATGDGNLGFLAHADYETTTNGHMGVSNLWHIEHTGRNVAFPRCPWAVDLSQVAFPGRGNVHDIYGNSREKSLGCWFWESGMENDPFLYAERARDMNFRAMYGAWDVLRNVDHDYEGYELTFCAAVAGKRESRRLLGDVVLTKADFKKPYSDGCVPATWDFDVHYPDKRFYAAFHEGDAFLTMDCRESFQKPFFLPYRCLYSRNIRNMFMAGRNISTSHDASGTARIMRTGGMMGEVVGYAAAMCHRYRCLPRDIFESHRDVFLQKLASIPKKEVEKVGDTID; encoded by the coding sequence TTGGAACTCGGATTCCCGTATTTGCTGGCTCATGGGCTTGGTGTTCCCGTCCCGGATGCAAAAAAGACAATCACCATCACGGAAGGCGGGATCTATCACCTCTACGCCTATACCTACAACTGGGTCGCTCCTTGGCATCCTGATATGGCGCCTGGTTGTTTCAACGTACGCTTGGGCGGACAGGTAAGCCTGACGTTGGGAAAAACGACGACGCAATGGGGCTGGGAAGATGGAGGGACGGTTTCGTTATCTCAAGGGCCTGTTGATATCCTCTTGCATGACCTCACAGGGTTTGAAGGACGATGCGCCTATCTGGTGCTGACGCAGATGGATGGGACGATCCTGCCGCAAGACAGGGCCTCCTTGTTCGCGTGGTATCAAGAGGCTACGAACAACCGGGAACCTGAACAGGAAGGGAGATTTGATTTCCTGGTTGCCGGGGGCGGCATCGCCGGGATGTGCACTGCGGTTACCGCGGCACGGGAAGGTCTTTCTACCGCATTGGTGCAGGATCGCCGGCTGGTGGGTGGAAACAACAGCAGTGAGATCCGTGTCTGGCTGGGAGGTGGCACCAACTATGCACCGTATCCTGGAATCGGCAATATCGTCGGGGAATTCGAACAGCACAGGATCGGGCACTATGGGGCGGAAAACAAAGCACAGTTGTATGAGGATGACCGAAAAATGGGAATCCTCCAGGCTCAAAAAGGATTGGACTGTTTTCTCGGGTGCTGTGTGATCGGGACGGATACCTCGGATGAGTGCATAACGTCGGTCCTCGTTTGGGATTATGTCCATGACCATCTGTTCCGCCTGTCCGCGCCGCTGTACGCTGACGCGACGGGAGATGGAAATCTTGGATTCCTGGCCCATGCGGATTATGAGACCACCACCAATGGGCATATGGGGGTGAGCAACCTCTGGCATATCGAGCATACCGGACGAAACGTGGCGTTCCCCCGATGTCCGTGGGCTGTGGATCTCTCCCAGGTTGCGTTCCCTGGCCGTGGAAACGTTCATGACATTTATGGCAATTCCCGGGAAAAATCGTTGGGATGCTGGTTCTGGGAAAGCGGTATGGAGAATGATCCCTTCCTCTATGCGGAACGGGCACGCGACATGAATTTCCGGGCGATGTACGGGGCCTGGGATGTGCTGCGCAACGTTGATCACGATTATGAAGGGTATGAACTGACTTTTTGCGCCGCGGTGGCGGGAAAGAGGGAGTCCCGGAGGTTGCTCGGGGACGTGGTGCTGACCAAGGCCGATTTCAAGAAACCCTATTCTGATGGTTGTGTGCCGGCGACATGGGATTTTGACGTCCATTATCCGGACAAACGTTTCTATGCCGCCTTCCACGAAGGGGATGCGTTCCTGACGATGGATTGCCGTGAATCATTTCAGAAGCCGTTCTTCCTGCCGTATCGGTGCTTGTACTCGCGCAATATCCGCAACATGTTTATGGCTGGCAGGAACATCAGCACCAGCCATGACGCTTCTGGAACGGCACGGATCATGCGAACTGGTGGCATGATGGGGGAGGTGGTGGGATACGCCGCGGCGATGTGCCATAGGTATAGGTGTCTTCCCCGTGATATTTTCGAGTCTCATCGGGATGTTTTCCTGCAAAAGTTGGCAAGTATTCCGAAAAAAGAAGTGGAGAAAGTCGGCGATACCATTGATTGA
- a CDS encoding dihydrodipicolinate synthase family protein, which yields MNAKRLGIYVASVTPFTSDDQFSPKALTALMERNLQEGASGFFLGGSSAECFLLSHKERLQAFETAIAFKGRTELIAHIGSLSTKEAVQYGREAKAMGYEHIAATPPLYYGFSPKEVCSYYYDIANQVGLPVIVYNFPGNTKREFDLENPDYRALFQSEAIEGVKHTNEVVYQLERFMELNPKLKLFNGFDETMIATMAYGCTGSIGSTFNCMLPHYEKIYHAFEAGKMEEARTLQHQANNIMQALCKVGLIPAVKYVLRAQGNDVGLARAPFSNPTKEQEAYLDKVFAGNLVK from the coding sequence ATGAATGCGAAACGACTGGGGATTTACGTTGCGTCGGTGACGCCGTTCACCTCTGATGATCAGTTCAGTCCAAAGGCGCTCACCGCGCTGATGGAACGGAACCTGCAGGAAGGGGCGAGCGGCTTTTTCCTGGGAGGGTCCAGCGCCGAGTGCTTCCTCCTGTCCCACAAGGAACGGCTCCAGGCGTTTGAGACGGCCATCGCGTTCAAAGGACGCACCGAGCTGATCGCCCATATTGGTTCTCTTTCCACCAAGGAGGCGGTGCAGTACGGAAGGGAAGCCAAGGCAATGGGCTACGAGCACATTGCCGCCACGCCTCCGTTGTACTATGGCTTCAGCCCCAAGGAAGTCTGTTCCTATTATTATGATATTGCAAACCAGGTCGGACTCCCGGTGATCGTCTATAACTTTCCCGGCAATACCAAACGGGAGTTTGACCTTGAGAACCCCGATTACCGCGCCTTGTTCCAAAGCGAGGCCATCGAAGGAGTGAAGCACACCAATGAGGTGGTCTACCAGCTGGAGCGGTTCATGGAGCTCAACCCGAAGCTGAAACTGTTCAACGGGTTTGATGAGACGATGATCGCCACGATGGCGTACGGATGCACCGGCTCGATCGGCAGCACGTTCAACTGCATGCTTCCCCACTATGAGAAGATCTACCACGCGTTCGAAGCGGGCAAGATGGAAGAAGCTCGGACGCTCCAGCACCAGGCCAACAACATCATGCAGGCTCTCTGCAAGGTCGGGTTGATCCCCGCGGTGAAGTATGTGCTCCGTGCCCAAGGCAATGACGTGGGGTTGGCCCGCGCTCCGTTCTCCAATCCCACCAAGGAGCAGGAAGCGTACCTGGACAAGGTGTTTGCCGGAAATCTGGTAAAGTGA
- a CDS encoding AraC family transcriptional regulator, translating to MDYRWFDQYEGMFASMNGGEVFCGISSNTEYIHRTTSMKEGMLLTWVITGSGELKTPEKDYAITDENMIFRNNRIDYQLTLYPGVHQRRCFLRLPDAFFSLLITSTPSVLNVPPVFPVKPMDEQRFADFMEVMRKIRMASDKDLLDMLPFFSHYITQCVAPCLNENGRTAAMEHARQRLETDFQSSIPEIAATFGLGYHLFRKEFKQTYTISPLAYRIKAKTEQAKQFLSMGYPCDVIAEKLGYPDMYTFSHQFKTVAGISPKNYQKKHIF from the coding sequence ATGGATTATCGTTGGTTTGACCAGTACGAAGGTATGTTTGCCTCGATGAATGGCGGGGAAGTGTTCTGCGGCATCAGCAGCAACACGGAATACATCCATCGCACCACCAGCATGAAGGAAGGAATGCTGCTTACCTGGGTGATCACCGGATCGGGAGAGCTCAAGACGCCGGAGAAGGATTATGCCATCACCGATGAAAATATGATCTTCCGAAACAACCGCATTGATTACCAACTGACGTTGTATCCCGGGGTACACCAGCGCCGATGCTTTCTCCGGCTTCCCGATGCATTCTTCTCTCTGTTGATCACCAGCACACCGTCCGTTCTGAATGTTCCTCCCGTCTTTCCGGTGAAACCGATGGATGAACAGCGGTTTGCCGACTTCATGGAAGTGATGCGCAAGATCCGCATGGCTTCTGACAAGGATCTTTTGGATATGCTCCCCTTCTTCTCCCACTACATCACCCAATGTGTGGCCCCTTGCCTGAATGAGAACGGACGGACCGCCGCCATGGAACACGCCAGACAACGCCTGGAAACGGATTTTCAGTCAAGCATCCCGGAAATCGCCGCGACATTTGGGCTTGGATACCATCTGTTCCGGAAGGAATTCAAACAAACCTACACCATCTCTCCGTTGGCGTATCGGATCAAAGCAAAGACGGAACAAGCCAAACAGTTCCTTTCCATGGGGTATCCCTGCGATGTCATCGCGGAAAAACTGGGATATCCGGACATGTACACGTTCTCCCACCAATTCAAGACGGTGGCGGGCATTTCACCAAAGAACTACCAGAAAAAGCATATTTTCTAA